A single genomic interval of Candidatus Macondimonas diazotrophica harbors:
- the radA gene encoding DNA repair protein RadA, which produces MSRTKPAYVCSACGAVASKWAGQCADCGAWNTLVESVRAAAGSSRGGYTGQLSEVRLLSEVEEAQDPRMPTGVSEMDRVLGGGLVPGAVILIGGDPGIGKSTLLLQLAVGLQAQLPALYVAGEESLQQIALRARRLGLPPAPLALVSETAVERIIACAQARRPGLMVIDSIQTMYTEQLPGAPGSVGQVRESTAQLVRFAKQSGVIVVLIGHVTKDGALAGPRVLEHMVDTVLSFESDPGGRYRMLRATKNRFGAVNELGVFAMTDAGLKEVAHPSAIFLSRQDQSAAGSVVTCVREGSRPLLLEVQALVDDSPLANPRRLTVGLEHNRLALLLAVLHRHGDVPLFNQDVFLNVVGGIRVNETAADLPVAAVVVSSLRNRPIPSETVIFGELGLSGEVRPVPYGEERLREAAKHGFTRALVPLANRPRRGAGIGTMDVQGVRHLADLLEALA; this is translated from the coding sequence ATGAGCAGAACAAAGCCGGCGTATGTCTGCAGCGCCTGTGGGGCCGTTGCATCGAAGTGGGCCGGGCAGTGTGCCGACTGCGGCGCCTGGAATACGCTGGTGGAGTCGGTTCGGGCTGCTGCGGGGTCCAGCCGCGGGGGCTACACGGGTCAGCTCTCTGAGGTCCGGCTGCTGTCGGAAGTCGAAGAGGCGCAGGATCCCCGCATGCCCACCGGGGTGAGCGAGATGGATCGCGTGCTGGGTGGCGGATTGGTGCCCGGTGCGGTGATCCTCATCGGTGGCGATCCAGGTATCGGCAAGTCCACGCTGCTGCTGCAGCTCGCGGTCGGTTTGCAGGCGCAGCTGCCGGCCTTGTATGTGGCTGGCGAAGAATCGTTGCAGCAGATTGCCCTGCGTGCCCGGCGGCTGGGTTTGCCGCCGGCACCGTTGGCGCTGGTGTCCGAAACCGCGGTGGAGCGCATCATCGCCTGCGCTCAGGCGCGCCGGCCCGGGCTGATGGTGATCGATTCCATCCAGACCATGTACACCGAGCAGCTGCCCGGTGCACCGGGATCGGTCGGGCAGGTGCGGGAGTCAACGGCGCAGCTGGTGCGTTTCGCCAAGCAAAGCGGGGTGATCGTGGTGCTCATCGGCCACGTCACCAAAGACGGTGCCTTGGCCGGGCCACGGGTGCTGGAGCACATGGTCGATACCGTGTTGTCGTTCGAGAGTGATCCGGGCGGGCGCTATCGCATGTTGCGGGCTACGAAGAACCGCTTTGGCGCCGTGAATGAACTGGGCGTTTTCGCCATGACCGATGCGGGCCTGAAAGAGGTGGCGCATCCTTCGGCGATCTTTCTCTCGCGCCAGGACCAGAGCGCTGCCGGCAGCGTGGTCACCTGCGTGCGCGAGGGCAGTCGTCCGCTGTTGCTGGAGGTGCAGGCACTCGTGGACGACAGTCCGCTGGCCAATCCGCGGCGCCTCACTGTCGGGTTGGAGCACAATCGGTTGGCGCTGCTTCTGGCCGTTCTGCATCGCCATGGTGATGTACCCCTGTTCAACCAAGATGTGTTTCTGAACGTGGTGGGCGGCATCCGGGTGAATGAAACCGCCGCGGATCTGCCGGTGGCAGCAGTCGTGGTCTCCAGTCTGCGCAATCGCCCCATTCCGTCCGAGACAGTAATCTTCGGCGAACTGGGTCTTTCCGGGGAGGTGCGGCCGGTGCCCTATGGCGAGGAGCGCTTGCGCGAAGCCGCCAAGCACGGATTTACCCGGGCGCTGGTGCCATTGGCGAACCGTCCCCGGCGAGGTGCGGGGATCGGCACGATGGACGTGCAAGGCGTCCGGCATCTGGCAGATCTGCTCGAGGCGCTGGCATGA
- a CDS encoding RluA family pseudouridine synthase — MNPKPASMGTGVQYVEVSAERAGQRLDNFLMGQLKEIPRPQIYRILRKGEVRVNGRRAKPDLRIQAGDRVRLPPLQRAPAAEVAIPPASLIGEIAGRILYEDDGLLVVNKPAGLAVHAGTGVAYGLIDVLRALRPHCPELNLVHRLDRGTSGCLVATKTRSDLLTLNRAFADRRCEKVYLALTQGRWGRGEVVRRQALDIDHRQGGERTVRVDTAHGQTAVSRFRQVERFDGASLVRVAIETGRTHQIRVHAADAGHPLAGDDRYGDRVFNRQMARLGLRRLFLHAAALSLPLDGREPLQVEAPLPADLSGVLKALRG, encoded by the coding sequence ATGAATCCCAAGCCGGCCTCGATGGGAACCGGTGTTCAGTACGTCGAGGTGAGCGCCGAGCGAGCTGGGCAGCGTCTGGACAACTTTCTGATGGGTCAGCTCAAGGAGATTCCGCGGCCGCAGATCTATCGCATCCTGCGCAAGGGCGAAGTGCGGGTCAATGGCCGGCGTGCCAAGCCCGACCTGCGCATCCAGGCGGGCGACCGGGTGCGCTTGCCACCGCTGCAGCGCGCTCCCGCCGCCGAAGTCGCCATACCGCCAGCGAGCCTCATCGGGGAGATCGCCGGGCGCATCCTCTACGAAGACGACGGCCTGCTGGTCGTCAACAAGCCAGCGGGTTTGGCGGTGCATGCCGGGACCGGGGTCGCCTACGGGCTCATCGATGTACTGCGCGCCCTGCGTCCCCATTGCCCCGAGCTGAATCTGGTGCATCGTCTGGACCGTGGGACCAGTGGTTGCCTGGTGGCGACCAAGACCCGAAGCGATTTGCTCACCCTCAACCGCGCTTTTGCCGATCGCCGGTGCGAGAAAGTATATCTGGCCCTTACCCAGGGACGCTGGGGCAGGGGGGAGGTCGTGCGGCGTCAGGCGCTCGACATCGATCATCGCCAAGGGGGTGAGCGGACGGTCCGGGTCGATACGGCACATGGGCAAACGGCGGTGAGCCGGTTTCGCCAGGTCGAGCGTTTCGACGGAGCGAGCCTGGTGCGGGTGGCCATCGAGACTGGCCGAACGCATCAGATTCGTGTCCACGCGGCCGATGCGGGCCATCCCTTGGCGGGAGACGATCGCTATGGCGATCGTGTGTTCAACCGCCAGATGGCGCGTCTCGGGCTCAGGCGGTTGTTTCTTCATGCGGCGGCGCTCTCACTACCGCTCGACGGACGCGAACCGCTGCAGGTGGAGGCGCCGCTGCCTGCGGATCTGTCCGGTGTCCTGAAGGCGCTGCGCGGCTGA
- a CDS encoding Maf family protein, with protein sequence MAQAAPLILASSSIYRRALLERLQIPFQYVSPNTDESPQGAESPDALVRRLSLAKAEAVARRHPDAVIIGGDQIAVGPKETILGKPGTADQACAQLAQLSGQAVRFLSGLCLLDATSGRSQVDIVVTTVRFRALEAGEIRRYVERDQPLDCAGALRSEALGITLCEAIDSDDPTALMGLPLIRLATMLRRAGFTLP encoded by the coding sequence ATGGCCCAAGCCGCCCCACTGATCCTCGCCTCTTCATCGATCTATCGCCGCGCCTTGCTGGAACGGCTGCAGATTCCCTTCCAGTACGTCTCCCCAAATACCGACGAATCGCCGCAGGGCGCCGAATCGCCGGATGCGCTGGTCCGCCGGCTGTCCCTGGCCAAGGCCGAGGCGGTGGCCAGGCGGCATCCGGACGCCGTGATCATCGGCGGGGACCAGATTGCCGTGGGTCCGAAGGAAACCATCCTGGGAAAACCGGGCACGGCCGACCAGGCCTGCGCACAGCTGGCCCAACTGTCGGGACAGGCAGTGCGCTTTCTGAGTGGCTTGTGTCTGCTCGATGCCACCAGCGGGAGAAGCCAGGTGGACATTGTCGTCACCACCGTCCGGTTTCGGGCGCTGGAGGCGGGCGAGATTCGCCGCTATGTGGAACGGGACCAGCCGCTCGACTGCGCCGGCGCCCTACGCAGCGAAGCGTTGGGCATCACCCTGTGCGAGGCGATCGACAGCGACGACCCCACGGCGCTGATGGGACTTCCACTGATCCGCCTGGCGACGATGCTGCGCCGCGCGGGATTTACCTTACCCTGA
- a CDS encoding class I adenylate-forming enzyme family protein, with protein sequence MAGNFMEEALRRCVRHNPEGIFLIYGDQRVTWRELDQRASRLASALAGLGVGPGDRVILMFHNCPAFFESNYAVQKLGAIPVPMNYRFTAREIAYQTNHCQAKAFVFERLWQDAVAGARAQMPTVQHYVGRDTPEFAGAHEYETLITRSAPAFPVGPANLEDTCVLCYTGGTTGLPKGVMLTYGNHVRMVQSIVRTVVGALGGFQVTPDLEAMLRQHLPGPAVGAAKSAPVRYLLGRRWLQRGIISLADRMIGSALAVRLGSRRPIKAMMPSFPMFHDAAYQLAVLAPLLGNMTLVMPRSVSFEPEAVLKLVEQERPMLLGNVPTAWRMLVDYPDVARFDRSSVVACATGAGVCPAALKRKIFEAFPGVVIADGFGQTEMTPVTSFRFDFSPASLKDHCVGKPVVETRIVDEQGRDVPSGEIGEIIYRSGSVMKGYFNEPDKTAEAVRAGWLYSGDLGYFDADGDLRVVERKKECISSGGEKIFPHEVEEILLEHPGIAQVCVIGVPDEKWGQSVRAVVVPKAGVALTAEAVSEHCEGRIAGYKKPRSVVIAKELPISPVGKIQRREVKETYGAAVPPAAASG encoded by the coding sequence ATGGCAGGCAACTTCATGGAGGAAGCCCTGCGGCGTTGTGTCCGTCACAACCCCGAGGGGATATTTCTGATCTACGGTGATCAGCGTGTCACCTGGCGCGAGCTGGATCAGCGCGCCAGCCGGCTGGCCAGCGCTCTAGCCGGCCTGGGGGTGGGGCCGGGAGACCGGGTGATCCTGATGTTCCATAACTGCCCGGCGTTTTTCGAGTCTAATTACGCGGTGCAGAAACTCGGCGCCATTCCGGTCCCGATGAACTACCGCTTTACGGCGCGTGAAATCGCCTATCAGACCAATCACTGTCAGGCCAAGGCATTCGTGTTCGAGCGACTGTGGCAAGACGCCGTGGCCGGCGCCCGTGCGCAGATGCCGACCGTGCAGCACTATGTCGGCCGGGATACGCCCGAGTTTGCCGGTGCCCACGAATATGAAACGCTCATCACCCGTAGCGCCCCGGCGTTTCCGGTGGGTCCGGCGAACCTCGAGGACACCTGCGTGCTGTGCTACACCGGTGGCACCACCGGATTGCCGAAAGGCGTCATGTTGACCTACGGGAATCACGTGCGCATGGTGCAATCCATCGTGCGGACCGTCGTCGGCGCCCTGGGAGGCTTTCAGGTCACGCCGGATCTGGAGGCGATGTTGCGACAGCATCTGCCGGGCCCGGCCGTCGGCGCAGCGAAATCCGCACCGGTGCGCTATCTGCTCGGGCGGCGCTGGCTGCAGCGGGGGATCATCAGCCTGGCCGATCGCATGATCGGCAGTGCGTTGGCGGTGCGCCTGGGATCGCGTCGGCCGATCAAGGCCATGATGCCCTCGTTTCCGATGTTCCACGATGCGGCCTATCAGCTGGCGGTGCTGGCACCGCTGCTTGGCAACATGACCTTGGTGATGCCCCGCAGTGTCAGCTTTGAGCCCGAGGCGGTGTTGAAGCTGGTGGAACAGGAACGCCCGATGTTGCTGGGGAACGTGCCGACCGCGTGGCGTATGCTGGTGGACTATCCCGATGTGGCGCGGTTCGATCGCAGCTCGGTGGTGGCATGTGCCACCGGGGCCGGAGTCTGTCCAGCCGCCCTCAAGCGCAAGATCTTCGAGGCTTTTCCGGGCGTGGTGATCGCCGATGGGTTTGGTCAGACCGAGATGACGCCGGTGACGTCCTTCCGCTTTGATTTCAGCCCGGCCTCGCTCAAGGACCATTGTGTCGGCAAGCCGGTGGTGGAAACCCGTATCGTTGATGAGCAGGGTCGCGATGTGCCATCCGGCGAGATCGGGGAGATCATCTACCGCAGCGGCTCGGTCATGAAAGGCTACTTCAACGAACCGGACAAGACCGCCGAGGCCGTGCGCGCCGGCTGGCTCTACAGCGGCGATCTGGGCTACTTTGACGCCGATGGCGATCTGCGCGTCGTCGAGCGCAAGAAGGAATGCATTTCGAGCGGTGGCGAAAAGATCTTTCCGCACGAGGTGGAGGAAATCCTGCTCGAGCACCCGGGCATCGCGCAGGTCTGCGTGATCGGGGTGCCGGATGAGAAGTGGGGTCAATCGGTGCGAGCGGTCGTGGTGCCGAAAGCCGGAGTCGCGCTCACGGCCGAGGCAGTGAGCGAGCATTGCGAGGGCCGCATTGCGGGCTACAAGAAACCGCGTTCGGTCGTCATCGCCAAGGAATTGCCCATCTCACCGGTGGGCAAGATCCAGCGGCGCGAGGTGAAGGAAACCTACGGCGCGGCGGTTCCACCCGCGGCGGCGAGTGGTTGA
- the tesB gene encoding acyl-CoA thioesterase II has translation MSPALQNLLAQLDLEILDENLYRGTSADLGGFSVFGGQVVGQALVAAQRTVAPERPAHSLHAYFLRPGDMKASIIYQVERLRDGKSFSTRRVLALQHGKPIFTLSGSFQHEEQGLDHQAQAPEAPPPESLPTEQELREQLAEKVPEPLRRFLKREVGIEMRPVAPVDFFTPERREPVQQVWLRAKHPLPDEPALHRALLAYASDFNLLGTSLLPHGITFFQGNLQGASLDHALWFHRPFRIDDWILYHMESPSASGARGFNQGGFYDRQGRRIASSAQEGLLRLRVGTPTG, from the coding sequence ATGTCACCCGCCCTGCAAAACCTCCTCGCGCAACTGGACCTCGAGATTCTGGACGAGAATCTGTACCGCGGCACCAGCGCCGACCTGGGCGGATTCAGCGTGTTTGGCGGCCAGGTCGTGGGGCAGGCCCTGGTGGCGGCTCAACGCACGGTGGCGCCCGAGCGCCCAGCGCATTCGCTGCATGCCTATTTTCTGCGCCCCGGCGACATGAAGGCATCGATCATCTATCAGGTGGAGCGACTGCGTGACGGCAAAAGCTTCAGCACCCGGCGTGTTCTTGCACTGCAGCACGGCAAACCGATCTTCACGCTTTCCGGCTCGTTCCAGCACGAGGAGCAAGGACTTGACCATCAGGCCCAGGCGCCTGAAGCACCGCCACCCGAATCCCTGCCCACGGAACAGGAACTGCGCGAACAGCTGGCGGAAAAGGTTCCCGAACCCTTGCGCCGATTCCTGAAACGGGAAGTCGGCATTGAGATGCGCCCGGTCGCCCCGGTGGATTTCTTCACGCCCGAACGGCGCGAGCCGGTCCAGCAAGTCTGGCTACGGGCGAAGCACCCACTGCCCGATGAGCCGGCCCTGCACCGAGCGCTGCTGGCATACGCTTCGGACTTCAATCTGCTCGGCACCAGCCTGTTGCCGCACGGCATCACGTTCTTCCAAGGCAACCTGCAGGGCGCCAGCCTGGACCATGCCCTGTGGTTCCATCGTCCGTTCCGCATCGACGACTGGATTCTCTATCACATGGAAAGTCCAAGCGCCTCAGGCGCACGCGGGTTCAACCAAGGCGGATTCTATGACCGGCAGGGCCGACGCATTGCTTCCAGTGCGCAGGAAGGCCTGTTGCGCCTGCGCGTCGGCACTCCCACCGGCTGA
- a CDS encoding SDR family NAD(P)-dependent oxidoreductase, giving the protein MNAFLSDSFNLQDRIILVTGASRGIGRAVSLALARHGATVILSGRRVAELEQVYDTIKAAGGPEPAIAPLNLESLHWDECQGLIDQIQGTFGRLDGLLHNAAHLHGLTPLNHYPIEEWYRTLQVNLNAPFLLTRCCWPLLMASSDASVLFSSDATGRRGKAYYGAYGASKFALEGLMQIMAEETEANTPIRVNSLDPGLVDTALYQRIYPEPAHADLPLPEAVCRPYLFLLGPGGRGLTGRSFVIGEGGPWDE; this is encoded by the coding sequence ATGAACGCCTTTCTATCCGACTCTTTCAATCTACAGGACCGCATCATTCTGGTGACCGGCGCAAGCCGAGGAATCGGCCGCGCTGTCAGCCTGGCGCTGGCACGGCATGGCGCGACGGTCATCCTGAGCGGCCGACGGGTGGCCGAACTCGAGCAGGTCTACGACACCATCAAGGCTGCAGGGGGACCCGAACCGGCAATCGCGCCCCTGAATCTGGAATCCCTGCACTGGGACGAATGCCAAGGACTCATCGATCAGATCCAAGGCACATTCGGGCGACTGGACGGCCTGCTACACAACGCCGCTCACCTGCACGGGCTGACGCCGCTCAACCACTATCCCATCGAGGAGTGGTATCGCACCCTTCAGGTCAATTTGAATGCGCCCTTCCTGCTGACCCGCTGCTGCTGGCCGTTGCTGATGGCCTCGAGCGATGCTTCGGTCCTGTTCAGCAGTGACGCAACCGGCCGCCGTGGCAAGGCTTACTATGGAGCCTATGGAGCCAGTAAGTTTGCCCTAGAGGGCCTGATGCAGATCATGGCGGAAGAAACCGAAGCCAACACGCCCATCCGGGTCAACAGCCTGGACCCAGGCCTCGTCGATACGGCCCTGTATCAGCGCATCTATCCTGAACCCGCCCACGCCGACCTGCCGCTGCCTGAGGCCGTATGCCGGCCTTACCTATTCCTCCTCGGGCCGGGCGGCCGGGGCTTGACCGGACGATCGTTTGTGATTGGTGAAGGCGGCCCCTGGGATGAATGA
- a CDS encoding squalene/phytoene synthase family protein — MTPQAYCQDVLDRRAPEWRVMLSFTPAGTRSMLEALYALRVEIEDLAIHAVEPGVAATKLQWWRDGLSAYPETHDHPILVALAQAGGKPLDRSRLLTWCDGWGSELQYREIEDERDLDDLLMRRGGHFGALVADALDRNAALAGQHWGVLAAWPRHLLRLPRQAAQGHVELPVAWLHDAGLTPMQLAATPPETPVQTFYGRLIQQVEQRLEHLQTTQPSRPALLPHRLELALAMQRLARWRHRQFEASAAQQAVPPIRRLGILWQAARRHRRALRQPSHFQP; from the coding sequence ATGACACCCCAGGCCTATTGCCAAGACGTGCTTGACCGACGCGCGCCGGAATGGCGCGTCATGCTGAGCTTCACTCCAGCCGGCACCCGCTCGATGCTCGAAGCGCTCTACGCCCTGCGGGTGGAAATCGAGGATCTGGCCATTCATGCAGTCGAGCCGGGCGTTGCCGCCACCAAATTGCAATGGTGGCGCGACGGGCTGAGCGCCTACCCCGAGACCCACGATCATCCGATCCTCGTGGCGTTGGCACAAGCGGGCGGCAAGCCGCTCGATCGCAGCCGTTTGTTGACCTGGTGTGATGGATGGGGAAGCGAGTTACAGTACCGAGAAATCGAGGATGAACGCGATCTGGACGATCTCCTGATGCGCCGCGGCGGCCATTTCGGGGCCTTGGTGGCGGATGCGCTCGATCGCAACGCTGCACTTGCCGGTCAGCACTGGGGCGTCTTGGCGGCGTGGCCTCGGCATCTCCTGCGTCTGCCCCGCCAGGCCGCCCAAGGTCATGTCGAACTACCAGTCGCTTGGTTGCATGACGCTGGCCTGACCCCCATGCAGCTGGCTGCCACGCCGCCCGAAACGCCGGTCCAGACGTTTTATGGCAGACTGATCCAGCAGGTCGAGCAACGCTTGGAACATCTGCAAACCACCCAGCCGAGCCGACCAGCCTTGCTGCCGCATCGACTGGAACTGGCTTTGGCCATGCAGCGTCTCGCCCGCTGGCGTCACCGCCAGTTTGAAGCCAGTGCGGCGCAACAGGCCGTGCCGCCCATCCGCCGACTCGGCATTCTCTGGCAGGCGGCCCGCCGGCATCGCAGGGCATTGCGGCAACCCAGCCATTTTCAACCCTGA
- a CDS encoding HAD-IA family hydrolase — translation MVERVQAAIPTGGRDSDGERLIRAVLFDLDGTLADTAPDLGAALNTLRRQADLDELPLNTIRPWVSKGARGLIQCGFGLDSGAPEAAALVDALLDHYAGAVCVRTRLFPGMDRVLDQIESRGLCWGIVTNKPRRFTHPLMDGLGLSQRAGCLVCGDTLPVRKPDPAPIHLACAQLRVPPSMAVMVGDDRRDILAARAAGAWSLAATYGYVEQTDPPGAWPAHGLVHQPTDLLNWLDRTS, via the coding sequence ATGGTTGAACGGGTGCAGGCGGCAATCCCGACGGGCGGGCGAGACTCCGACGGCGAACGACTCATTCGGGCCGTGCTGTTCGATCTCGACGGAACACTGGCCGACACCGCCCCCGATCTGGGCGCCGCACTGAATACCCTGCGCCGTCAGGCCGACCTCGACGAACTGCCGCTGAACACGATTCGCCCCTGGGTCTCCAAAGGCGCCCGCGGCCTGATCCAGTGCGGCTTCGGTCTGGACAGCGGGGCACCGGAAGCCGCAGCACTGGTGGACGCCTTGCTGGATCACTATGCCGGCGCTGTCTGCGTCCGGACCCGACTCTTTCCCGGCATGGACCGCGTGCTCGACCAGATCGAATCGCGCGGCCTGTGCTGGGGGATCGTCACCAACAAGCCGCGCCGCTTCACCCACCCCCTTATGGACGGCCTGGGCCTCAGCCAGCGTGCCGGTTGTCTCGTCTGCGGCGACACGCTGCCGGTACGCAAGCCCGATCCGGCGCCGATCCATCTGGCCTGCGCGCAATTGAGGGTTCCGCCGTCGATGGCCGTCATGGTGGGCGACGACCGGCGCGACATCCTCGCGGCCCGCGCCGCCGGCGCATGGTCACTGGCCGCGACGTATGGCTATGTCGAACAGACCGACCCACCCGGCGCATGGCCGGCGCATGGCCTCGTCCACCAACCCACCGACCTGTTGAACTGGTTGGATCGGACGTCATGA
- the ubiG gene encoding bifunctional 2-polyprenyl-6-hydroxyphenol methylase/3-demethylubiquinol 3-O-methyltransferase UbiG, protein MIEHAGDNVDRQEIQKFEALASRWWDPHSEFKPLHDINPLRLNYIDQRSPLKDRRVLDVGCGGGLLSEAMALRGADVTGIDMGEAPLAVARIHAEQSGAQVRYLQQTAEAMSAAEPESYDIVTCLEMLEHVPDPGAVVAACARLVKPGGQLYFSTINRTPKSFLFAIVGAEYVLRLLPRGTHEYAKFIRPSEMEGWIRGNGLTLRDLTGMHYNPLLRYYWLAPGVDVNYLVHCSRDG, encoded by the coding sequence ATGATTGAACATGCCGGCGACAACGTCGATCGACAGGAAATCCAGAAGTTCGAAGCGCTGGCCAGCCGCTGGTGGGATCCGCACAGTGAGTTCAAGCCGCTGCACGACATCAATCCGCTGCGGCTCAACTACATTGACCAGCGCAGCCCGCTCAAGGACCGCCGGGTGCTGGATGTCGGCTGCGGCGGTGGACTGCTGAGTGAAGCCATGGCCCTGCGCGGCGCCGATGTGACCGGGATCGACATGGGCGAAGCCCCCCTCGCCGTTGCCCGCATCCATGCCGAACAATCCGGCGCGCAGGTGCGCTACCTGCAGCAGACCGCCGAGGCCATGAGCGCGGCGGAGCCGGAAAGCTACGACATCGTTACCTGCCTGGAAATGCTGGAACATGTCCCTGATCCCGGCGCCGTGGTGGCGGCGTGCGCGCGGCTGGTCAAGCCCGGTGGACAGCTGTATTTTTCGACCATCAACCGGACACCCAAATCCTTCCTGTTCGCCATTGTCGGTGCCGAATACGTGCTGCGGCTGCTGCCACGCGGGACGCACGAGTACGCCAAGTTCATTCGCCCCTCGGAAATGGAGGGATGGATCCGCGGCAATGGCCTGACCCTGCGCGACCTGACCGGCATGCACTACAACCCGCTGCTGCGCTACTACTGGCTGGCGCCCGGGGTGGACGTAAACTACTTGGTGCACTGCAGCCGCGATGGTTGA
- a CDS encoding TRZ/ATZ family hydrolase, whose amino-acid sequence MDAVDTLLHAAWIIPVEPEGAVWPAHSLAILDGRIVAVLPQREARERFRAVTEINLPQQALIPGLINAHTHSAMNLLRGLADDLPLMSWLGEHIWPAEQRWVNADFVEAGSRLAMAEMIKGGTTCFNDMYFFPEQTARIAAECGLRACLGMIVLDFPTRYARNADDYFTKGLALHDAWREHPLIRTAFAPHAPYTVSDAPLQRLKVLADELDVPIHMHVHETAGEVAEATERDGRRPLARLEALGLLGPGFLAVHMTQLLVDEIALLARTGTHVIHCPESNLKLASGFCPVSALLAAGVNVALGTDGAASNNDLDLLAEMRTAALLAKGVSQDAAAVPAFQALQMATLNGARALGIDQETGSLRPGKWADVVAVDLGGLDRQPLYHPLSQLVYTAHRDHVTDVWVAGRPLLRNGVLTHMDEAALIQEAREWGIRIATASQENSDD is encoded by the coding sequence GTGGACGCTGTCGATACTCTGCTGCATGCTGCTTGGATCATTCCGGTCGAACCCGAAGGCGCGGTCTGGCCCGCGCACAGCCTGGCGATCCTGGATGGGCGTATTGTAGCGGTGCTTCCGCAACGCGAAGCGCGCGAGCGCTTCCGGGCCGTCACCGAAATCAATCTGCCGCAGCAGGCCCTGATTCCCGGCCTGATCAACGCGCATACACACAGCGCGATGAATCTGCTGCGCGGCCTGGCAGACGATCTGCCGCTGATGAGCTGGCTCGGCGAACATATCTGGCCGGCTGAGCAGCGCTGGGTGAACGCCGACTTCGTGGAAGCCGGCAGCCGGCTGGCCATGGCCGAAATGATCAAGGGTGGCACCACCTGTTTCAATGACATGTACTTCTTCCCGGAGCAGACTGCCCGGATCGCAGCCGAATGCGGCCTGCGGGCCTGCTTAGGCATGATCGTGCTCGATTTTCCCACCCGCTATGCCCGTAACGCGGACGACTATTTCACCAAGGGACTCGCCCTGCACGACGCGTGGCGCGAACACCCGCTGATCCGGACAGCTTTCGCCCCGCATGCCCCCTACACGGTCTCCGATGCGCCGCTGCAAAGACTCAAGGTGCTGGCGGACGAGCTCGATGTGCCGATCCACATGCATGTCCATGAGACCGCAGGCGAGGTTGCCGAGGCGACCGAGCGCGATGGGCGCCGCCCGCTGGCGAGACTCGAGGCGCTTGGCCTTCTGGGTCCGGGCTTCCTGGCCGTCCACATGACCCAGTTGCTGGTGGACGAAATCGCCCTCCTCGCCCGGACCGGCACACATGTCATTCACTGTCCCGAATCCAATCTGAAGCTGGCCAGCGGCTTCTGCCCGGTCTCGGCATTGCTGGCTGCCGGGGTGAATGTCGCCCTCGGAACCGATGGCGCCGCCAGCAACAACGATCTCGATCTGCTGGCCGAAATGCGAACCGCCGCGCTCCTGGCCAAGGGCGTCAGCCAAGACGCCGCTGCCGTGCCGGCATTTCAGGCCCTGCAGATGGCCACGCTGAATGGTGCACGAGCACTGGGCATCGACCAAGAGACCGGCAGCCTGCGTCCCGGCAAGTGGGCCGATGTGGTGGCAGTCGATCTGGGCGGACTCGATCGGCAACCGCTCTACCATCCGCTCTCTCAACTGGTGTATACCGCTCACCGCGATCACGTCACCGATGTCTGGGTGGCGGGCAGACCCCTGCTGCGAAACGGCGTCCTGACCCACATGGATGAAGCAGCGCTGATTCAGGAGGCGCGCGAATGGGGCATTCGCATTGCCACGGCCTCCCAGGAGAATTCCGATGATTGA